A genomic region of Aspergillus oryzae RIB40 DNA, chromosome 1 contains the following coding sequences:
- a CDS encoding uncharacterized protein (predicted protein), whose protein sequence is MADGTSATEPDVSAQEPEPTKPGFSQGVSEQTNTPSSDRTGLPRRRSRYLIRQQHEQSGPIFIPNTNAMDPMERWRESPPEDEPASISAILDALRKTPTQRSTQRSSRPDTRNTGHNAFRHYRRAPSATSGESSGSSNASFGSALSHSPSDDPSSRISKGRASKNTVRARGKPDKPRRFCCTFCCDRFRSRYDWARHEKSLHLNLEAWYCAPHGTTVFSRVTGRKHCAFCNALDPSVAHLDQHNHNGCHGDSDKRRSFRRKDHLVQHLRLVHNVDTLPLIDDWKISHSAVPSRCGFCEHSMDTWEQRVDHLAEHFRKNATMKDWKGDHGFPPSIAAQVTNSLPPYLIAEESQSQIPFSATNTHVQDHFAQISSRAHYLIEEQKANPDKVAEDAQAEAVAKQNISMSELSSFTQVLTLHLSRYAQEKIKQGVMPTDDMFQQEARRVLYDSEDSWNQTIADNPEWLSAFRHLHCADRNNIETERGGVDRHLEDTPQTGMGMNQSDHL, encoded by the coding sequence ATGGCTGACGGCACTTCGGCGACTGAACCAGACGTTAGTGCTCAGGAACCTGAGCCTACTAAGCCAGGTTTCAGCCAAGGCGTATCTGAACAGACCAATACACCCTCCAGCGATCGTACTGGTCTCCCCCGGCGCAGGAGTCGCTATTTGATCCGACAGCAGCATGAACAGAGCGGCCCGATTTTTATTCCAAATACGAATGCAATGGATCCCATGGAGAGATGGCGTGAATCTCCACCAGAGGATGAGCCGGCGTCTATATCAGCCATTTTGGATGCGTTGAGAAAAACTCCAACCCAGCGGTCGACTCAGAGGAGCAGCCGCCCGGATACACGCAACACAGGGCACAATGCGTTCCGCCATTATAGGCGAGCTCCGTCCGCAACAAGCGGCGAATCGAGTGGTTCATCAAATGCGTCTTTCGGCTCCGCCCTATCGCACTCCCCTTCAGATGATCCTTCAAGCCGTATCTCTAAAGGTCGAGCCAGCAAAAATACCGTGCGGGCACGAGGAAAACCCGATAAGCCTCGGCGATTTTGCTGTACTTTCTGTTGTGATAGGTTCAGGAGCAGATATGACTGGGCTCGGCATGAGAAATCTCTCCATCTGAATTTGGAGGCGTGGTACTGCGCTCCCCATGGGACCACCGTCTTTTCAAGAGTGACAGGAAGAAAACACTGTGCGTTTTGTAACGCACTGGATCCTAGTGTAGCACACCTCGATCAACATAACCATAATGGATGCCATGGTGACTCTGACAAGCGCCGCTCCTTTCGTCGCAAAGATCATCTAGTGCAGCATCTGCGCCTCGTGCATAATGTCGACACTTTGCCTCTCATCGACGATTGGAAGATTTCACATTCTGCTGTCCCGTCACGTTGCGGGTTCTGTGAGCACAGTATGGACACTTGGGAACAACGAGTTGACCACTTGGCTGAACATTTCCGGAAAAATGCTACAATGAAAGATTGGAAAGGCGATCACGGATTTCCACCCTCCATTGCTGCGCAGGTTACGAACTCTTTACCCCCTTATTTGATAGCCGAGGAGTCTCAGAGTCAGATTCCATTTTCTGCGACCAACACACACGTCCAGGATCATTTTGCACAGATCTCGTCGCGCGCCCATTATCTCATTGAAGAGCAGAAAGCGAACCCGGACAAAGTAGCCGAAGATGCCCAAGCAGAGGCTGTCGCTAAGCAAAACATTTCCATGTCGGAGCTCAGCTCCTTTACACAGGTTCTTACACTGCATTTAAGTCGCTATGCtcaagagaaaataaaacaggGTGTCATGCCTACGGACGATATGTTTCAACAAGAAGCAAGACGAGTCCTTTACGACTCCGAGGACTCGTGGAATCAAACTATCGCTGATAACCCGGAATGGCTCTCCGCATTTCGTCATCTACACTGTGCGGACAGAAACAATATCGAGACCGAACGTGGAGGTGTAGATCGCCATTTGGAAGATACCCCTCAGACTGGTATGGGGATGAATCAATCTGACCACCTTTGA